AAGTTACATCtggaataaatgtataataaatatataattaaaactttttaaaatattattttaattggagattatatttctttataaatacaagTTTAAGAatgttttacttaatttaaaaaaaaaaaaaaactcaaacACAGATAATTGTACATCTTTAGCTCCTTGTATTTTCTACGCGTTAAGACTATTTTCGAGAGATAAAAACATTTGAAATCACCGTTTGCTTGTCTCTTCGTAAAGACTCTCTGGAGAGTTCGTTGCTCGTAAGTTCGGAATCCAACTTGTGTATCTTTGCTTCCAGGGCGGCGCGTTCATCTTCCAGACTGCGCACCTTCATCATCGTGGATTCTACCAGCTCGGTCTGGCGATTCGTCGACTCCGTTGCGACGTTCACCTTTTCCCGaagattttgtattttctgcGGAAAGAGAACGCGCTCGTGACATTATGAATGTCAATATCGCGCCGATTAAAAATCATCCTCTACATGCCAAGACCGAAAATATGCGAATTTCTTCAaagttttaatgtttttataagaTTCTCGAAGACCTATAACTGAGAGAAATTTATTGATCtctttatattagatatttattaatttttaaaaatcacaagagttcaaaaaaatgatttacatGTACAACTTATTTTTTCTCGAGCAAGAATCGCGCATATGTGGTTTCGGCTTAAGAGTGACGATGTCAAGTATAGAATGAGCTACTAGCGACTGATCCTTGTTGTCCGCCAGGATCTCTCGGACGCGATCCTTAATCGCGTTTTCGTGAGACTCGACGAATCGATTGGGTGTACTGACGAGGATCGCCAAAGACTCTAAGAGGTGACGCAGGTCATTTTGCACGCGTTGCGTCTTCTCTTCGCGGGCCTTCAGGTCCTCTGCAAGAGCGGCAGGAATTATCAGAGATCACCGAGAGAGCGTTAACCGATCGCCGATCGTTTACCTCGTAATTGGCAAATAAGCGCCTCTTGATTGGATATATTCCCCGTAGCGCTGGTTAAACTCCTGTTCGCGTTCACAAGTTTGTCTCTCAGGTCGTTCATGTCCTTCTCCGCGACCCTATATTGCATTTCCACGCACTCCTTCTCCTGATATATCGGTGAGTAATTAATGATGTAATAGTTccttcatataattaaattcttatgtTCAGATTAATTAGAAAGTAATATCTGTGATAAGTAATAAGATTTACTTTGAAcctacatataataaacttaaacAAAATAGAAGAGAatcgtttttataaattccatatcgataaaattttttcatcatcGCACCTGACGCAGACAATCTATGTCGACCAGCTGGACAGACACCTGCCTCTGTAACTGCTCCTTTTCCGTAGTAGCACGATCAAGAGCGTCTCGGCAGGTTCTAAAATCTACTTCGACCCCCGTCAACTGCGTCTCGACGTTGGTGCTCTTCGTTCGCAGCCGATTCACCTCTTGTACAAGTTCCTCGGCTTTGTGAATCACCATCTCCGGACTATGATGCGCCGTCTCGCAGTACTCGACGTTCAACGCGTGTGCCAGCCTTCGTACAAAATCCTGCCAaaacatatattgaaaatgcTGATTTTAATGCTGGTGATGGAAAGGAAAGATTGATGAGACTTTTTACAGTATAAACGGATGTGCCGATAGCACGTGGAAGCGCGATCGAGCGTATTGAAATAGCACACGGCACCTGCAGATTCAGACGCGCGCGTTCCTTCAATTGAATCTCCTCGGATATGTTATGCTCCAATTGTCGAATTTTCTTGTCGTACTCTCTGACCTTTTCCTCGTGGTACTTTACGTCACGTTGCAAACCTTGTATCGTGATCTCACTTCTACCCTGGGACGCGTAGAgattcctttctctctcttcgagTTCCTAAAATCGTTATTGAATTCTGCGAAACCTGTCGCAAGTCTACTATTCGTCGATTAAAGATTCTATGAATTTGtcgttgaaattttttttttgacgaaACTTTAGACaagcaaaaagaaagaaagaaacaaattattgTCTTGACATGAATTAAAGAAGGAACTTTTTAATCATTCATTTTTGTACGAAAATTAACCTGAATACGTTTCTTGAGACTGGAAACGACAGAGTTTTGCCTGGCTGCCTGCTCGCGAAGCTGATCAGCCTCCACCTGCAACTCCACGACCCTCTGGTCCCGCGACCTCACGATGCTCTTCATCTCCTGCAACTATATAGCGCCGAGACgttgaattaataatgtgACCAATTTCCGAAGCGAAGAACGGATAATCTGGTTTACCTCCGACATAAGCCTGTCCCGTTTATATTCGAGAGCTGCCAGTTCGCTCCTCAATGTAGTCGTCAAATCGTGAGTCATAGCGTCGTCTGGATCTGCCTGAAACCAGACCATTCAGTTGCCTCGTTTCCACAGcagagtaataatataaaaatatttttacattaatgtatttatttgcgGCGCCTCGGTAAAATGTGCggaatttttctatattctatagaagttttaattatcctgaaagttaaaaaaacatCATGAAACTGTAGTTATTTTTGCATCGATGATtaacatcaaatatttaatgactAATGATTAGTAAGCTACGTGAAAACACGTCGATTGGTGATAGACATGTTTGCTTACTTATTACAGTCGTTTGCATGCTTACACGAACATTTCTCAGTGTAGTTGTACACAAAAGAATTAGAGTGAcacttgttttaaattatcaagcTCATCGTGTGTCATGTGTATCGCGCCGAGTCGTAGACAGAACTCCCGTTGAGTTTCGCTACAGGCAGGAGAAGACTCGTCGTAAAGAAAGTGATTTTATTTCCCGAAGCTCTCTCTACAGAGAGAAGATTTGATGCCGAAGCGCACGTTTAAAAGCCGAGAATGGATTAATGGCTTCTGAAGTTCCGACCTCCGACCTTTGCCACACtgtcagagagagagaacgtaaGGATTCGCAAAATGTACCTGCGATCTCTGCCGGAGGTAACGACGTTCATTTAAGCTTCCACGACGGAAACCTTACAAGGCAATTTGCGCCTCGGCCATTAAGTACGTCTGAAATTGCCGCCGGATCGTAGAATGTCGACCACAATGCGAATAAGTCGGCTCATCAAAGCTATTCTTAGAACGGTATCCTTGGAATATATCGTGTATTTCAAAATGCAACGAAATTAGACAATATTGtatgaatatgaattttttgataaatccataaatcgattttttattttactaggaatattttccaataaaagtAACTGGCGCTTCATTCCTTTTGCATAAATATCAATCATTATCTTTCAATATCGTgctttgatattattaatatatatttatattaatacaatatgatatatttttatataatattttttataaatttattatatttaatatttttaacaattttctaaTGCAGAAAAatgagattaattttatttcttatattttcttatttttaagcGCAATATACTtcgtcactatttttttttggaaaaaacaatattgtaaAGAAGAAActgtattaaacaaaattgctTAAGGCAATTTAAACACGAgtgttattgaaaaataatagtagAAGTATTTTGTGTTCCAACGCAGACTATACGTATATCAATATTCGATTAAATCAATAGCGATACGTCAACGCAAGAGATTGCGTTACATGCAATCAAGTATTgtgcgaaaatattttttaggcTCAATTTgcctaaaaaaattaacatacgcCGTCCATCATTTTAATCACGTTAATCAATGCAAATCTCCTGACTATGCGATTCGGCGTTAAAAGATGATTAAATCGCTATCAAGCTAAATTGAAAGGATATTCACGCCAACAAAGGTCCGGTCATTATTATTAGGCAACAAATATACGGTTgagatatttatatcgataattatCGCACtgttctaattaaatatttcacggTAATCTAActtatcacacacacacacagagtcgtttttatttcatttttgtacCGATTTACGTTCGACGcgtttaattactttttaataaatccaaATCGTATGCGATCCACATGGAGTTAAATATATCTCCCGTCGAATTATTCTCACAATGTGGAATTAAGTCCAAGTGCACGTTCAATGggaatttatttcattgttaATTACGATCATAagcgaattaaattttttgtaaaaagtaatCTGTAAAAAACCCTTTTACATTCGTTTTTtccatttctctttctctctctctctctctctctctctctttctctgtcaattttatttgtgaGTTTGCAAACACTGGAATGATTGGTAATATAACTTTGTGATAACTATCTTATTCCGTTTGAATGCAAACAAAAGTCGGAGACGAAATCATAATGGAATAAATATAGTGCAAAGTTGTAGACGATAGTACCTTCATGCATAGGAAATTTAGTAATTACACATTCACTCTACTACCGTGACGTCTAATACTCGAAGCTTGGATTGAATTGTATTTAGTTAACGAAGAAGCTTGCTTCGCTTTAATAGCGTATTCGATAATTTCATTCTACACGTTGCATTAagtaaaactaattaaaagtgaataaattgaacgtaataattaataactaataattaagttcttataaaaaatataacaattcttttaataatatcgagATTTTCTTGGTAGAAAAGCAATTGATAAAACGAAGATACAAGGTTCTTAATAAGCGATTTCGCCGATTGTTCTCGCAGACTCGAAATCAATCTCGCGTCCCGTGTAACAGGCTCGCTCGAAAACATGATCAACTACCTGGTCTTGCCCATCGGATCTATTCCCGCAGGAAATTCCGCCACACGATGATGTTTACGTGCCAGGGCGCTTGTATTCCCGAAGTCCGCTCTCCAAGTTTGAATAGGATACTCGACGCAGAATTCTCGCATTGCCGAAGTCCCGATAGCCGATCGCAAATATTGTTTCCATCCCTCGCAAGGAGCGAGCTCTTGCGACCGTCGTCAATTTCCAGGACAATCGTATACCCGCCCAGGCACAGGCAGTTACAATAGTGAAGTTTCGTCTGCTTACGACAGTAAGATTACGTGACCCGAATCGTATCAGGGGCGACCCCGCGGTCTCAGGTATCTGCACGGTATATGCTCGCGAAATTTACGTCATCAGAGATATCGGGACGAGAATATCATATCGTGGAACCGACCACGATACAATGGAATataatcattcaatttatgGGATTAATGTATCCGCAATAATAATGGTTCTCACATCGAGTCGGATGTCTTCTCGCTTTGatgagtataaaatataaatacatatgatgtgatatggatatataatacaattaaatagagaaaaagagagcgaaatatttttaatttattttccacgaaaatctattattttttcctgATTAAAGTTTTCAGTGTAATGtgtatacatgttatatatagttttaacaCGAAAATGAAAGAGAATGCATGggatattacatttataccCGATGTATACTGGTCGGGAGCGAATTAACGTCTATTACTCGTTTTCGACGAGTTTAcaagttatttaattcaatgtgTTGTGTACAATCTTCCTGGGAATCACATTAAAATCAGAATCCGCGATTCTATGTATGTCGCATCAATTATCTCGCGATTCAATTACGCGACAGGTTGCCAACCGAGAGACCAAACGGGATTTGTGTTATTATATCTCCCTTGCTCTCTCCATGACCCGAAAATCGTTTCAATGCTTGAATGGCTGTTGTTAATGATTGCTGTTAATTCCGCGTTTCATGGAATATTGCGAATTTTCACGGTGCTTAAATTCAATatgatttgaatatatatttgaatatatatatttattatatttcaccgGTCTCTAGTAAATATCTCCAGCAAATGCGTgacctgtatatatatatatatatatagacatacaGTTGATATTTACTTGAAAGCTCGCGCTAACAAACTGTGCTTACGGCGGAGGGATTACAGAAGAGTCAGCGCGAGGCATCCTGTGCACGTACtcgtgtaaaaaatttgtaaattccCCATCAGGGTCTCTCTCAGCATTTCGCCGACACAGCGCGAACACGAAATTTCGTTCACGCGAtcgtaataaaattgcaataaaattgcaatgaGAGTACGTGAGCGTTTTAAGAAAcactgttaaaataatttaaatcttcaCTTCCCCTGTACCTCGAAATTTTAAATGGCATACCGCGTGTATCTCATACCATGTAGTTTCTCAGTCcattaaaagtgaaaaaagttGTCAcacgtgaaaataaaaaatgaatgtaCACGCCTTGCATgagcaacattttttcctgCATTTACGTAAATCTGCATGATTTACACGTCGCCGGGAtgtttagattaaatttattgttaaatttaagaGCATActgttgaattaaataatattatattttgcaataagaGAGATATTATTTCAACCAAATACAcaaacgcgcgcgcgatataataaaaatttttatgaattttgtataaaaggtTTTTTGAAgccatcaaaatatattactgtatttttaagaaaaaatagtgATCTCTACAAGCTACGCGTTTATTTTTggaattcgatatttttagtGGCGAAggttctttaataaatattagttaGCCATTAAATTTTGCTCGTGctacatgtatacataaatgaaatttacatTGTAAACGCAATAAGCAATtgcatttatctatattttgcaTCGACGATAAACATCcatttacatcaattttttatagaaataagcACGTAACAAGTAAATCTTCTCTCGCTGatgctttatataaaaatattccatataatataaacaagtaaagtattttaagtagtaagaagattatataacaaaatgcaAAGACGTGAAAAAATcctatgtttattaaaatattttttataaaatcgtaatttaagttactaaattaattatgtacatgcgtgatcatttttcttatacaggtatatttaatttttaaaattatatgtattccaatattttaaaaaaacatttgagagagagagagagagagagagagagaaacagcaAGGGAAggaatctaaatttattccggaaattaatatgtaagcCTTGCTAAAATTTACATGTAATTAA
This sequence is a window from Anoplolepis gracilipes chromosome 10, ASM4749672v1, whole genome shotgun sequence. Protein-coding genes within it:
- the LOC140670129 gene encoding coiled-coil domain-containing protein 170 isoform X5, translating into MTHDLTTTLRSELAALEYKRDRLMSELQEMKSIVRSRDQRVVELQVEADQLREQAARQNSVVSSLKKRIQELEERERNLYASQGRSEITIQGLQRDVKYHEEKVREYDKKIRQLEHNISEEIQLKERARLNLQDFVRRLAHALNVEYCETAHHSPEMVIHKAEELVQEVNRLRTKSTNVETQLTGVEVDFRTCRDALDRATTEKEQLQRQVSVQLVDIDCLRQEKECVEMQYRVAEKDMNDLRDKLVNANRSLTSATGNISNQEALICQLREDLKAREEKTQRVQNDLRHLLESLAILVSTPNRFVESHENAIKDRVREILADNKDQSLKIQNLREKVNVATESTNRQTELVESTMMKVRSLEDERAALEAKIHKLDSELTSNELSRESLRRDKQTFMVFLDRLGKAMQMDDISQEIGLDLLTESLLVRAEQLARLETDKLVDKYLCSSYTTLPRIRRERSFYELPCLKETSVVYQLQRRVRTLREQLQRRDLHLDLLRRKLSLQEDSVRMKSLLQSERDEANIRAKKLAKQVERLQIQLSEEKSRNRELSAQLTDAADYKIAALERSRKIEELQKRLVESEMLRTRYNRKLTMAKEQIRTTAETADQERSINDHSLQLLRDELAQVKQNLSDVTRRESQLQSFRVSVAKLLSEPICTSDYEIISRLQKMVAAHRDFTMLSRRYDEPLETSPSRCTSIHPVHPPRSPGSRCTRYEDSGFADPPDLHDIDDDYNKRPVRSSLLP
- the LOC140670129 gene encoding coiled-coil domain-containing protein 170 isoform X4; the protein is MVWFQADPDDAMTHDLTTTLRSELAALEYKRDRLMSELQEMKSIVRSRDQRVVELQVEADQLREQAARQNSVVSSLKKRIQELEERERNLYASQGRSEITIQGLQRDVKYHEEKVREYDKKIRQLEHNISEEIQLKERARLNLQDFVRRLAHALNVEYCETAHHSPEMVIHKAEELVQEVNRLRTKSTNVETQLTGVEVDFRTCRDALDRATTEKEQLQRQVSVQLVDIDCLRQEKECVEMQYRVAEKDMNDLRDKLVNANRSLTSATGNISNQEALICQLREDLKAREEKTQRVQNDLRHLLESLAILVSTPNRFVESHENAIKDRVREILADNKDQSLKIQNLREKVNVATESTNRQTELVESTMMKVRSLEDERAALEAKIHKLDSELTSNELSRESLRRDKQTFMVFLDRLGKAMQMDDISQEIGLDLLTESLLVRAEQLARLETDKLVDKYLCSSYTTLPRIRRERSFYELPCLKETSVVYQLQRRVRTLREQLQRRDLHLDLLRRKLSLQEDSVRMKSLLQSERDEANIRAKKLAKQVERLQIQLSEEKSRNRELSAQLTDAADYKIAALERSRKIEELQKRLVESEMLRTRYNRKLTMAKEQIRTTAETADQERSINDHSLQLLRDELAQVKQNLSDVTRRESQLQSFRVSVAKLLSEPICTSDYEIISRLQKMVAAHRDFTMLSRRYDEPLETSPSRCTSIHPVHPPRSPGSRCTRYEDSGFADPPDLHDIDDDYNKRPVRSSLLP
- the LOC140670129 gene encoding coiled-coil domain-containing protein 170 isoform X3, which encodes MASEDAEAREAQEAQEAEEDLRIFETLCISSPRKADPDDAMTHDLTTTLRSELAALEYKRDRLMSELQEMKSIVRSRDQRVVELQVEADQLREQAARQNSVVSSLKKRIQELEERERNLYASQGRSEITIQGLQRDVKYHEEKVREYDKKIRQLEHNISEEIQLKERARLNLQDFVRRLAHALNVEYCETAHHSPEMVIHKAEELVQEVNRLRTKSTNVETQLTGVEVDFRTCRDALDRATTEKEQLQRQVSVQLVDIDCLRQEKECVEMQYRVAEKDMNDLRDKLVNANRSLTSATGNISNQEALICQLREDLKAREEKTQRVQNDLRHLLESLAILVSTPNRFVESHENAIKDRVREILADNKDQSLKIQNLREKVNVATESTNRQTELVESTMMKVRSLEDERAALEAKIHKLDSELTSNELSRESLRRDKQTFMVFLDRLGKAMQMDDISQEIGLDLLTESLLVRAEQLARLETDKLVDKYLCSSYTTLPRIRRERSFYELPCLKETSVVYQLQRRVRTLREQLQRRDLHLDLLRRKLSLQEDSVRMKSLLQSERDEANIRAKKLAKQVERLQIQLSEEKSRNRELSAQLTDAADYKIAALERSRKIEELQKRLVESEMLRTRYNRKLTMAKEQIRTTAETADQERSINDHSLQLLRDELAQVKQNLSDVTRRESQLQSFRVSVAKLLSEPICTSDYEIISRLQKMVAAHRDFTMLSRRYDEPLETSPSRCTSIHPVHPPRSPGSRCTRYEDSGFADPPDLHDIDDDYNKRPVRSSLLP
- the LOC140670129 gene encoding coiled-coil domain-containing protein 170 isoform X2; this encodes MPISHHKGSHCIHASTYTACLSKGNRSIAEMCNINYLTRSTRLFDRSLIANESIRYLGMRPILDNADPDDAMTHDLTTTLRSELAALEYKRDRLMSELQEMKSIVRSRDQRVVELQVEADQLREQAARQNSVVSSLKKRIQELEERERNLYASQGRSEITIQGLQRDVKYHEEKVREYDKKIRQLEHNISEEIQLKERARLNLQDFVRRLAHALNVEYCETAHHSPEMVIHKAEELVQEVNRLRTKSTNVETQLTGVEVDFRTCRDALDRATTEKEQLQRQVSVQLVDIDCLRQEKECVEMQYRVAEKDMNDLRDKLVNANRSLTSATGNISNQEALICQLREDLKAREEKTQRVQNDLRHLLESLAILVSTPNRFVESHENAIKDRVREILADNKDQSLKIQNLREKVNVATESTNRQTELVESTMMKVRSLEDERAALEAKIHKLDSELTSNELSRESLRRDKQTFMVFLDRLGKAMQMDDISQEIGLDLLTESLLVRAEQLARLETDKLVDKTSVVYQLQRRVRTLREQLQRRDLHLDLLRRKLSLQEDSVRMKSLLQSERDEANIRAKKLAKQVERLQIQLSEEKSRNRELSAQLTDAADYKIAALERSRKIEELQKRLVESEMLRTRYNRKLTMAKEQIRTTAETADQERSINDHSLQLLRDELAQVKQNLSDVTRRESQLQSFRVSVAKLLSEPICTSDYEIISRLQKMVAAHRDFTMLSRRYDEPLETSPSRCTSIHPVHPPRSPGSRCTRYEDSGFADPPDLHDIDDDYNKRPVRSSLLP